The Cryptococcus gattii WM276 chromosome B, complete sequence genome has a segment encoding these proteins:
- a CDS encoding Hypothetical Protein (Similar to TIGR gene model, INSD accession AAW41273.1): MVPISVSATAFFLASHLLTLLPQASASPSAIGLTGASENPVLLDRANQGPVERAVLGSAATLGKRSSAYTNPEDNGGYMLTIVNGTYPAGLGEPLNVILSADSDAAVLVKSVDDGGFLNYMLSAGLGEECLGQHLGADQQANLGDEQGNVTEVEELRYNYGNPYIGTCQETFNGGLHLRYWIQNTTGAYFMAVSVEKSLTEGHDIVVNGYNIGRDELVGNLTGQSIDSRALTNTSTLSGSATYNNYTYKTDVKYVSGLLKNSSDGINHYLTVEEGGLPAIDGLVAILTVKITDRPASSSFAFPALSITPVALLLPLLSAVFTLF, encoded by the exons ATGGTCCCTATATCAGTCTCCGCCACTGCTTTCTTCCTTGCTTCACACCTTCTCACACTCCTCCCACAGGCTTCAGCTTCACCATCAGCTATAGGCCTGACTGGTGCGAGCGAAAATCCGGTGCTTTTAGATCGCGCTAATCAAGGTCCGGTGGAGCGAGCGGTGCTGGGATCGGCGGCTACTTTGGGGAAGCGATCGAGTGCATATACAAATCCAGAAGATAATGGAGGGTACATGTTAACA ATTGTGAATGGTACATATCCAGCTGGTCTGGGTGAACCACTTAACGTAATTTTATCTGCCGATTCTGACGCCGCGGTGCTCGTCAAATCTGTCGATGATGGTGGCTTCCTCAATTACATGCT GTCAGCAGGTCTCGGCGAAGAATGCTTGGGCCAACATTTAGGTGCTGACCAGCAAGCAAATCTTGGTGACGAGCAAGGGAATGTGACAGAAGTTGAGGAGCTGAGATACAACTATGGCAACCCATACATTGGAACGTGTCAGGAGACATTCAATGGAGGGCTGCATTTGAGATACTGGATTCAAAATACAACCGGCGCCTATTTTATGGCCGTGTCAGTGGAAAAATCCTTGACGGAGGGGCATGATATCGTTGTTAATGG ATACAATATTGGCAGAGACGAGCTTGTCGGTAACCTGACGGGTCAGAGCATCGACAGTCGAGCTCTCACAAATACGTCTACACTATCTGGCTCAGCGACGTACAACAACTATACGTACAAGACGGATGTAAAATATGTTTCAGGATTATTGAAAAACTCGAGTG ATGGTATCAATCACTACTTGAC CGTTGAGGAAGGAGGCCTTCCTGCTATTGACGGTTTGGTCGCCATATTGACTGTGAAAATCACCGACCGACCTGCTTCATC AAGCTTTGCCTTCCCTGCTTTGTCTATAACACCTGTTGCACTTCTTCTGCCGCTACTTAGTGCTGTCTTTACACTCTTTTAA
- a CDS encoding Hypothetical Protein (Similar to TIGR gene model, INSD accession AAW41430.1), which produces MSGDKIQLYEFEGSVWSNVPKLALEEGGLKKDKDVKWVSVNLPEGENFEPSYLKINPAGTVPTLVVGKDTFTDSISAVAEIVKIAPQKPKSKGIPSGGSIIEEIHSAAIDPNTTLLIATDDEDRKTKINGIPKGFLAGRQKTLDKLVKNPPEEFKEFLIKKQADNKQLLEFFIAEPDEQTRKAHYAQGQQLWNSVGNALRGFITEALTKNNQGPYVGGNEPSETDFHLITWLARTITNAGVEPGTNVDEAIKKLQAKTGGGAFDDSIKLYWKSWNARESFKTLGVH; this is translated from the exons ATGTCTGGCGACAAGATTC AACTTTATGAATTCGAAGGCTCCGTCTGGTCCAATGTCCCCAAGCTCGCGCTCGAGGAAGGTGGCTTgaagaaggacaaggatgTCAAATGGGTCTCTGTCAACCTTCCTGAG GGTGAAAACTTCGAGCCAAGCTACCTCAAGATCAACCCTGCTGGTACTGTGCCCACTTTGGTTGTTGGCAAGGACACTTTCACAGACTCAATT AGCGCGGTCGCCGAAATTGTCAAGATTGCTCCTCAAAAGCCTAAGAGCAAGGGGATTCCCTCCGGCGGTAGTATCATTGAGGAG ATTCATAGCGCCGCCATTGACCCCAACACTACTCTTCTGATCGCCACAGACGATGAAGACAGGAAGACCAAAATTAATGGGATACCCAAGGGCTTCTTGGCTGGCAGACAAAAGACTCTAGACAA GCTCGTGAAAAACCCACCTGAAGAGTTCAAGGAGTTCCTCATCAAAAAGCAAGCCGACAACAAGCAGCTTTTGGAATTTTTCATTGCCGAGCCTGATGAGCAAACTCGCAAGGCCCATTACGCTCAGGGACAGCAGCTCTGGAACTCTGTCGGCAATGCCCTTCGCGGTTTTATTACCGAGGCCTTGACCAAGAACAACCAGGGTCCTTATGTTGGTGGTAACGAGCCTTCAGAGACCGACT TCCACTTGATTACTTGGCTGGCCCGAACCATTACCAATGCCGGTGTTGAACCTGGTACTAATGTTGATGAGGCTATCAAGAAGTTGCAGGCCAAGACCGGTGGTGGTGCGTTTGATGACTCCATCAAGCTTTACTGGAA AAGCTGGAATGCTAGGGAAAGTTTCAAGACTCTCGGTGTCCACTAG
- a CDS encoding Ubiquinone biosynthesis methyltransferase, putative (Similar to TIGR gene model, INSD accession AAW40757.1), producing the protein MASIKSLLRPARAVSRTSSSHVRFITNSVSSREAQSTPGQTTPSSKTTHFGFREIPEDQKETLVGGVFSSVASSYDLMNDTMSLGIHRLWKDSFVSTMLPRLPPSFHRNPNDPVTEKPVFKCLDVAGGTGDIALKLLDRAKDKFACRDIEVEIVDLNEGMLNEGRKRVAKTMYYNTPQIKFTHGNAQHLPSHIADNSVDLYTIAFGIRNCTSLSAVLNEAYRVLKPGGRIGVLEFGKVTNPLFREIYRQYSFQFIPVMGKILAGDSESYQYLIESIERFPSQPEFAKLVQEAGFKTGQMREGRGGAWTDYTNGIATVWTGVKA; encoded by the exons ATGGCCTCCATAAAATCACTTCTCCGCCCCGCCAGAGCGGTCTCCCGCACCAGCTCCTCCCATGTCAGATTCATTACCAACTCCGTCTCCAGTAGAGAGGCACAATCCACACCAGGTCAGACAACTCCATCGAGCAAGACCACCCATTTCGGTTTTCGAGAGATCCCAGAAGACCAGAAGGAGACACTCG TCGGAGGTGTTTTCAGCTCGGTCGCCTCCAGTTATGATCTTATGAACGACACCATGTCCTTGGGCATCCACCGCCTATGGAAGGACTCTTTCGTCTCAACAATGCTTCCCCGTTTGCCCCCATCTTTCCACCGCAACCCTAATGACCCGGTGACCGAAAAGCCGGTATTCAAGTGTCTGGACGTTGCCGGTGGTACGGGCGATATCGCGTTAAAGTTGTTGGACCGGGCCAAGGACAAGTTTGCCTGTCGGGATATTGAGGTGGAGATTGTTGATTTGAATGAGGGCATGTTGAATGAGGGTAGGAAGCGGGTCGCCAAGACCATGTACTACAACA CTCCTCAAATCAAGTTTACACACGGTAACGCACAACACCTTCCTTCCCACATTGCCGACAATTCTGTCGATCTGTACACCATTGCGTTCGGTATTAGAAACTGCACTTCCCTCTCTGCTGTCCTCAACGAAGCTTATCGTGTCCTTAAGCCCGGGGGCCGGATCGGTGTTTTGGAGTTTGGTAAGGTTACTAACCCTCTCTTCAGAGA GATCTACCGGCAATACTCTTTCCAGTTCATTCCTGTGATGGGCAAGATTCTTGCTGGTGATTCCGAATCTTATCAGTACCTCATCGAGTCTATTGAGCGATTCCCTTCTCAGCCCGAGTTCGCCAAGCT TGTGCAAGAAGCAGGATTTAAAACTGGCCAGATGAGGGAAGGTCGAGGTGGTGCTTGGACTGACTACACCAACGGTATTGCTACAGTCTGGACAGGTGTCAAGGCGTAA
- a CDS encoding rRNA processing-related protein, putative (Similar to TIGR gene model, INSD accession AAW40766.1), with amino-acid sequence MSDPRFASAKTDPRFRRPKQKNLKVEIDERFRDVLESEEFGGKNKGGAKVDKRGRPVTSSHKADQLKRFYRLKSPESAKDEVEGFVDYARGEGALYSSGSEAESEEDESEVEEEELEIGGKKKVRLPAMSEFESESDDDHLDIDLSENEETSAFPPEADEIPSDDESGAEPVDPTKRIAAVNLDWDNMQAADLYAVFNSFLTRPAAKGEAKAPSALGKLLRVKIYPSEFGKERMAKEEQEGPGGGIFIGSKKKRDHKKERISIARKEESDDEEEKDDEEEDEEDGDEEEENEVSDEDFNQEDEGDTEEEDEESYDRPARKSNDKLHREIDGLEIISDVESEAGSEDIDMDQLRQYQLERLRYYYAIATFSSVAAAEYIMNECNGTEFEQTANMLDLSYVPEDMTFDEDSVKDEADKEPKAYKGNDFVTDALRHSKVKLTWDQEDPNRIKMTRRTLTREEIEEQDFQNLIAASGSEAEESDFDDEEDAESESKKDKKKKMKERKEKLRNLLLADGDDEHGVTDVWGKAGTAWANELEDIKSAALKDKAKSASKTANKGEDLEITFRPGLSVARGNEEDENMTSLERYQLRMKEKKQRKKEKMELKAAARDRGDEEKTDGQDEFFGSDSSEEEEEVQQPKPKSKLRSLEPTLPDEDDLAVIVSTNRPDSNFSMKDIIKTEKEAGKKRRRRKNKKGEQERDVELGPDGWKIDVKDDRFKALHEEPEFAIDPSNPHFVKTKAMQDLLAERTRRRNNQKKAVPEGRKSATGVKNVEQKEQDLDSLVASVKRKMDQNQHKAKRKRTRK; translated from the exons ATGTCCGACCCACGTTTCGCTAGCGCCAAAACTGATCCCAGATTCCGAAGGCCTAAGCAGAAGAACCTCAAGGTAGAGATCGATGAGCGTTTCAGAGATGTTTTAGAGAGTGAAGAGTTTGGTGGCAAAAATAAGGGCGGGG CCAAAGTCGACAAACGTGGTCGACCTGTTACTTCGTCGCACAAAGCCGACCAGCTCAAGCGTTTCTATCGTCTCAAATCCCCTGAGTCGGCCAAGGACGAAGTGGAAGGCTTTGTCGATTACGCCCGTGGTGAAGGCGCCTTATATTCTTCAGGTTCTGAAGCTgagagtgaagaagatgaaagtgaagtggaagaggaggagctCGAAATaggagggaagaagaaagtgCGATTACCGGCCATGAGCGAATTCGAGTCTGAGTCTGATGATGATCATCTCGATATCGATCTTTCTGAAAACGAGGAAACTTCTGCTTTCCCTCCTGAGGCCGATGAAATACCTTCCGACGATGAGTCTGGGGCCGAGCCTGTCGATCCTACCAAGCGTATCGCTGCTGTCAACCTCGATTGGGACAACATGCAAGCTGCCGACCTTTATGCCGTTTTTAACTCTTTCCTCACAAGACCTGCCGCCAAAGGCGAAGCCAAAGCTCCATCCGCATTGGGTAAGCTTCTGAGGGTTAAAATCTACCCTAGTGAATTCGGCAAGGAAAGGATGGCGAAAGAAGAACAGGAAGGCCCTGGTGGCGGCATTTTCATCGggagcaagaagaagagggacCACAAAAAGGAACGAATCTCTATCgcaaggaaggaagaaagcgatgacgaagaggaaaaagatgacgaagaagaggatgaggaagatggcgatgaggaggaagaaaacGAGGTCAGCGATGAGGACTTTAACCAGGAGGACGAGGGAGACactgaggaagaggacgaggagagTTACGACAGGCCGGCCCGCAAGTCCAACGATAAGCTTCACAGGGAGATTGACGGCCTGGAAATTATTTCTGACGTCGAGTCCGAGGCTGGTTCTGAGGATATTGATATGGACCAGTTGCGACAATATCAGCTTGAAAGGTTAAG ATACTACTACGCCATTGCGACTTTCTCCAGTGTTGCTGCAGCGGAGTATATCATGAACGAGTGCAATGGTACCGAGTTCGAACAGACCGCCAACATGTTGGATTTGAGTTACGTGCCCGAGGATATGACCTTTGATGAGGACTCTGTCAA GGATGAAGCCGATAAGGAGCCTAAAGCCTACAAGGGTAATGACTTTGTCACCGAT GCTCTTCGACACTCCAAAGTCAAGCTTACTTGGGATCAAGAAGATCCCAACCGAATTAAGATGACTCGGCGAACTCTTACTCGAGAGGAAATTGAAGAGCAGGATTTTCAAAATCTCATTGCTGCCTCTGGAAGTGAAGCTGAAGAGTCCGACtttgacgatgaagaagatgccGAAAGCGAGAGcaagaaggacaagaagaagaagatgaaggagagaaaagaaaaactcagaaatcttcttctcgctGACGGAGATGATGAGCATGGCGTCACTGATGTTTGGGGCAAAGCTGGAACAGCATGGGCGAATGAGCTGGAGGACATCAAGTCTGCCGCTCTCAAAGACAAGGCGAAGTCTGCTTCCAAGACGGCCAACAAGGGGGAAGATCTTGAGATCACTTTCCGCCCTGGTCTTTCCGTTGCCAGAGGgaatgaggaagatgagaatATGACTTCCTTGGAGAGGTACCAATTgagaatgaaggagaagaagcagagaaaaaaggagaagatggagtTGAAGGCTGCAGCCAGAGATAGGGGCGATGAGGAAAAGACAGACGGCCAAGACGAGTTTTTCGGCAGTGATTCctcagaagaagaagaggaggtgCAACAACCCAAGCCCAAGTCTAAGCTTAGATCACTCGAACCCACTCTTCCAGACGAGGATGATCTCGCTGTTATTGTCAGTACCAACAGGCCCGACTCAAACTTCTCTATGAAAGATATCATCAAAACTGAGAAAGAGGCTGGTAAAAAAcgaaggaggagaaagaaCAAGAAGGGAGAGCAAGAAAGAGATGTGGAACTTGGTCCCGATGGCTGGAAGATTGACGTCAAGGACGATCGATTCAAGGCTTTGCATGAAGAGCCAGAGTTTGCTATCGATCCTAGTAACCCTCA CTTCGTCAAGACAAAAGCGATGCAGGACCTCCTTGCGGAGCGAACCCGTCGCCGTAACAACCAAAAGAAAGCTGTGCCGGAAGGGAGAAAGTCTGCAACCGGAGTTAAGAATGTCGAGCAGAAAGAGCAGGATTTGGATTCTTTGGTGGCCAGCGTAAAGAGAAAGATGGATCAGAATCAGCATAAGgcgaagagaaagaggacaaggaaATAG
- a CDS encoding Hypothetical Protein (Similar to TIGR gene model, INSD accession AAW40760.1), which yields MSRDPVIIIGAGPSGLLLARFLQLHRIPAVIYERDSSPTHRPQGGSLDLHGNTGLKSLRETGLLDEARIYMRSN from the coding sequence ATGTCCAGGGATCCTGTCATTATTATCGGTGCAGGCCCTTCTGGCCTTCTGCTCGCCCGATTCCTTCAACTTCACCGCATTCCCGCCGTCATCTACGAGCGCGATTCTTCCCCTACACATCGGCCCCAGGGTGGCTCCTTGGATCTACATGGTAATACTGGTCTCAAATCTTTGAGAGAGACGGGACTGTTGGACGAGGCCAGAATATATATGAGGTCTAATTGA
- a CDS encoding U1 snRNP 70K protein (short form), putative (Similar to TIGR gene model, INSD accession AAW40758.1) → MSHLLPPNLLKLFAPRPQPPFLKPLTRDERIRGPNNLGGVAGLAKRIKEEAEDAEVKQGMDLNPEKALDEQKEENVKTELKQDGEDGEVAEDSGKDRKKKTARDKIAEMGIIGEEAVKLRKELRKKRQEEYKKSAEANYKPQDDAQAIGDPYKTLFISRLSKKANETDLRREFEMYGPIERIRIVRNRKGKSNGYAFIVYERERDMKAAYKDAEGIPIHHKKILVDVERGRTVKGWKPQRLGGGLGGRPKPVVPEAAPAPYVAPSNFRGGRGGFRGGGRGGGGGGGFRGGFQGGRGGFGGGNRGGFGGGDDRGGFGGRGGFRGGFQNRGDRGPGGFGQQGGFGGPGGPGAPGGYGGQGGGYGGGGGGGGGGLGGPGQQNGYQGGQGGGGFGGGGGYKRDYDNAGGPGGYGGGGGGGGFGGGSGGYQDRDPKRMRY, encoded by the exons ATGTCTCACCTCCTCCCCCCTAATCTCCTTAAGCTTTTTGCCCCTCGACCTCAGCCACCCTTTTTAAAACCTCTTACGAGGGACGAACGCATCCGTGGTCCAAACAACCTTGGGGGTGTTGCAGGCCTTGCCAAGCGTATaaaagaagaagccgaAGATGCTGAGGTCAAGCAAGGGATGGATTTGAATCCTGAAAAGGCCCTTGATGAACaaaaagaggaaaatgTCAAGACGGAATTGAAGCAAGATGgcgaagatggagaggtCGCCGAGGACTCTGGCAAGgacaggaagaagaagacggcTAGAGATAAGATTGCGGAGATGGGTATCATTGGAGAGGAGGCTGTCAAGTTGAGGAAGGAATtaaggaagaagaggcaagAGGAGTACAAGAAAAGCGCTGAAGCCAACT ATAAACCTCAGGATGACGCTCAAGCCATCGGCGACCCTTATAAGACCCTTTTCATCTCAAGACTA TCTAAGAAAGCGAATGAAACAGACCTTCGCCGAGAATTCGAAATGTATGGCCCTATTGAGCGGATACGTATCGTTCGAAATCGAAAGGGCAAGAGTAACGGCTATGCCTTTATTGTTTACGAGCGAGAACGAGATATGAAAG CTGCATACAAGGATGCAGAAGGCATCCCTATTCACCATAAGAAGATCCTCGTCGATGTCGAACGTGGGCGCACCGTTAAAGGATGGAAACCTCAACGACTTGGTGGTGGTCTTGGTGGCCGTCCCAAACCCGTCGTCCCAGAAGCCGCCCCTGCACCCTATGTCGCTCCCAGCAACTTCCGAGGTGGCCGAGGAGGGTTCCgtggaggaggacgaggcggcggtggtggcggtggtTTTAGAGGTGGTTTCCAAGGGGGCAGGGGAGGGTTTGGCGGAGGTAATAGAGGAGGATTCGGAGGAGGGGATGACAGAGGAGGCTTTGGTGGACGAGGCGGTTTCCGAGGAGGGTTCCAAAATCGAGGAGACCGTGGTCCTGGTGGGTTTGGTCAACAAGGCGGATTTGGCGGTCCGGGAGGCCCAGGTGCTCCAGGTGGATATGGTGGACAAGGGGGAGGGTacggtggtggtggtggcggtggcGGTGGCGGCCTCGG TGGTCCTGGTCAGCAAAATGGATATCAAGGCGGGCAAGGTGGAGGAGGCTTTGGCGGCGGTGGCGGTTACAAACGCGACTACGACAACGCCGGTGGACCTGGCGGTTACGGTGGCggcggcggtggtggtgggtTCGGGGGTGGCAGTGGAGGGTACCAGGACAGGGATCCCAAGAGGATGCGGTATTGA